AAAGTGATtatacttctttacacaaacggtcaAGAAAAATGAGAGCGGAAGTTCATTCTGTAAAACAAATAAACCaatcactttttaaaataattaatttatataaaaaagctTTTCGTTCTGTTTCCTGatcaaaagtaaataaaaataatcgaAGATCTTCTCCTTTTTTCACCTCATTTCTCTTTCTTcattatatttcttttcttaaaGGTGAAGCAAACCAGGAACATTGAGTGTAATATCAAATATGtataatcttatttttatttacaacaTGTCTAACAtgtcaaaaatataatttataaataatatatatataaatttataacttaataaataagaaaataagtatatatttttataagaaaataagtACGCAAACATCTTGACACAGGAAATCTATAGAAACAAATGTCAATAAACATTCTAAAAAGTTTCTGACACAAATAATCGTGCCAAAACGTTGTTCCTGCTAAATGAAAGGAATGGAATTATAGGATCTAATCAGTTGACACTATGTGATGTCCCAAATTttgaatccgaaaataagtcAAAATATATTGGCCAAGAAGCGCACCGCAGCCGACCAAAGATTGTTGGTACTAGTACTTATACTTATAGACTGAACTAAAGTCTTCACCCTATCGGACTTGGACATTACATTAACTATGTCATTAGCAGTACTGAATCATATTTATAGCATATCAAGAGATCAGATTAACAAGATCTTGGTTTTTCTCTGATGAACTGGAATCCCACTCCCTAGTTCCTGATATAAGTGTCATGAGGGCAACCACAACTGACCTCATGCTTGGCCTCAGTACATGATTTGGCAGTGTACAAGCTTTAGCAAGCTGAGCTACCTGGGAATCCAGAACAACAATCATCAAGATCACATGATTCCACAATATTGTATCAACTATAAAGATCATATTTTACCTTACAAACCGAGTCGATTGGGTAGTCCTCACCAAGCCTCGGATCAATCAGTTTCTGCAGATCTGTGCTGGGGTTGGGCTGATTCATTACCTCTTCAAACTGTataaaatatactaataaaGATATAATCTCGTGTAAGAGCATCTACAAGGCCGAAAAGCCAAATGAgatactaaataaataaaaaacaccGAATCTTCTAAATATTCATTACTCCTctgacaaaaataattaaattcattactccaattatattaattatatgtgcGAAGACTTTCTAGAAATTTTTTAgctaatcatatatttttaccaATAAACCATCTAATTTAGCCAACCCGTTGAAGAGCAACATAAAACAATGTTTGTAATCCCGAAAATGGACGAAACAACAAATTACCAGAGCAACAAGTGCCACTGCTCTCATAGAATCTTCCCCATGATCAAGTCCCACTGTTCTGATAGAATTTTCACTGTACTCGATGATGGCTCCTCTAGCGGATATTAGTTCATAAAGAACAACTCCAAAAGCATATACATCTATCTTGGTAGAGATCACTCCACTATTAGTATATCTGcacaaattcttaatgtttatagGGAAGTCTTGATAAAGAAGAAATAACAGATAAATGGCACAAAAAGTGAAAGAGTATCATACTCGGGAGACATGTACCCAAAAGTACCCACAAGTCGAGTTAGCAAGGAACCAGTCCCAACTTCTACAAGTTTTGTCAACCCAAAATCAGCAACCTGCAAATTAGAGTATATTGTTCAATTTGGCTTCCAATGGAACAATGTATTATGCTTATCTAGCTATCACTCTCATAAATTTAACCTTGGCACGTAAATTTATGTCTAGCAAAATGTTGGGGGACTTGATGTCACGATGAATGTAGGCGGGATTTGTGTGCTCATGGATATATTCTAGTCCTCTAGCTGCATCGAGTGCAATTTGCAGCCTGCTAGACCATGATAATGGCTCCAGCCCTGCAAAAACACGTATTTCAGTAATGGGCAGACTTGTATGGCTGGTAAAAGAATTTTTTTGGTCTCAGAGTAGATCTCTTATATGAACCTGATAAACCACGCAGATGCTGGCATAAGCTGCCATTTTCGATGAATTCATAGACTATTATCAAGGATCTCTCAACAGAATATCCAATTAAACGCACCTGCACTTGATAAGAGTATTTATCTTATTCAGACGGGTGATAAGAACAGGGGTGACACTTTCCATGACCTTTGCAATATACATTCCAGTATTATGAAAGACTTAAAAGCATGCTTATAACAAGCTATTATACTTTATCCATCTATTTTAGCTAGATTGAACTGCATTTGAAGAGCAACAGGGACTcgacaaatataaatatcaaatcatgcAAACAAGCCCCTATCATGGTGTATATAGTAATGTCACTGTGTTtttcaaattgttttcaaatattttttctcATGTGTTTGATAAGGTGTAAGGTTATGCCTATATTTTGATCTTTGACAGATGTTAGCACGGAAAGAAATTAAAAGTTCAAGATTTAGGTTTCAATAGAAGAAGTTACATAATGTAGGGGTAATCTTGAAGTTGAGATGTTACATTTAATGTCTTTTTTTCACATACAATGACTAAGCATACGAAAGTTGGTGAACAGTACCAAGTTCAGGTGATAAACATTTGTTAAAACCTTCAGCTCAGCCAGAAATACTTTTGAAGCTTGCATATCCATCTTCTTGATTGCGACCTTCtgcaaattatatacaaatgtGAATAAATTTTGCTAGATAGTGTGCAGAACATGAGTTCTTCAACATAAATGATCCAAGAGTcgaacaaaaaaatctatttagtATTTATATCACTAGTTATCTTGCAAAAATGAGAAATTATAAaggtaaaattttaattttatactaAGAATGCCTAACTTCATCAGTCAGTCTCCACAGGCACACTACAATTCAGATCTGTTTTTCTGGTTCAATACACATTCCTTTTTTCAATTTAGACAAAATATCTTATGACTGAATTGCATAGGCACTGACCTGTCCTCTTAGCTCTGCATAATAAACAGAACCAAAACCTCCTTGACCAATCTTATTGGCCAGGCTGAAGTTGCCAGTGGCTTCAGCAAGTTCATTATATGTGAATTCCAATGATTTGTCCACGGTGATACCCATAAGCTTTGGTGGAACACCACCTTCGGAAGGACGAGGGCCTAGGTTTTTCTGCAAGTCAATTCCAGAACCTGTTGACGAGAAAAAGCTAGAAATTATATAGATACCTCCAACATGATTTTCCCAGTGAGTTTAAGTTATTAGGCCGTGTTTTACTTCCATTCACGATATATTGCAATATtatctgttaaataaaaaaagaaggagagaatgataatatataACTTCATATACATCACTCTTAGTTTATTGAACTAAAGAATTACCAATGTTATTCTCTATTGGGTGACCATCATAACTCGTTTGGCTAAATGaactttttttagaatttttgcgCCTGTAGACTCCAAAGTAGAAACAAGCAGCCAGTGCAAGAGTCCCGGTAGCACCTGGAACGGATAGGCCTTCAATGACTACACCACGGAGTCCTGCCCAAATTGTTTAGCAGACTATAAGATTAAGACAGACATGAAAAATGGTGGATTCCAAATTCTGCCCTCAGAAGTTATTATATATCATACAGTCAAAGGCGAAGTACCAACCACTCGATCTGCATAATCAGAGCAGGAAGATTAGGTATAATTGAAGAAAAATCAGAGATATTCAAATCCTAAATAGTAATAACAAATGCTTAGTTACCTTGTTTTTAAGGGAGGGTAAGTCCTAGTTAGATCTGCATTAATAGACAGAAAATTGTCAGAAACTTTAGAACATAAACGAACACCAATGACTCAATGTGGTTTCAATTATCCGGACAAGGGCTTCAGTAATGTTTAACCACCAATCTATAGTTTCTAACTGAACACATCAATTTTGTTGGAAGGCAAGCCAACCATTTATTAAAGAAAAAAGTGCAAGATTTACATATAAAAATCTAGAGGACCTCGAAACACTACTACCTTAATGTCCCCTGCAAACAAACTAGGAACAAAAACTAAGGATACAGCATAAGGAATATTATCACTTATCAGATAAACACATAAAAGCTACTGTATTCAAAGGAAATTGTATCCTCTATCACAATATGATACAAAAAATTACCTTTTCCAGGAATAAAAACCAAGCCTTTTCCGCTACTAAAATCCACACCAGGATTGTAATCCATCAACAACTTGTCCGAAAGTTCAACCCCTTTAGCCACCGAAGACAAATTCTCACCAGGCCTCAACGGATACGTAATAAACA
This genomic window from Daucus carota subsp. sativus chromosome 7, DH1 v3.0, whole genome shotgun sequence contains:
- the LOC108201909 gene encoding chitin elicitor receptor kinase 1-like isoform X1, encoding MGITVDKSLEFTYNELAEATGNFSLANKIGQGGFGSVYYAELRGQKVAIKKMDMQASKVFLAELKVLTNVYHLNLVRLIGYSVERSLIIVYEFIENGSLCQHLRGLSGLEPLSWSSRLQIALDAARGLEYIHEHTNPAYIHRDIKSPNILLDINLRAKVADFGLTKLVEVGTGSLLTRLVGTFGYMSPEYTNSGVISTKIDVYAFGVVLYELISARGAIIEYSENSIRTVGLDHGEDSMRAVALVALFEEVMNQPNPSTDLQKLIDPRLGEDYPIDSVCKVAQLAKACTLPNHVLRPSMRSVVVALMTLISGTREWDSSSSEKNQDLVNLIS
- the LOC108201909 gene encoding lysM domain receptor-like kinase 3 isoform X2: MLKLNSLLCSFLIMVTLFYTIKVDSKKCHGECTALASYYLWGGANLTLITDAFSTNYSNIMGYNPQIFNIDNISGGERVNVPFQCGCLRGSDSEFLGHRFSFKSKTGNSYKMIADIVYSGLTRVEWLVEFNDFNANQRIEKNQSLNVPVICSCGHKKVSKDYGLFITYPLRPGENLSSVAKGVELSDKLLMDYNPGVDFSSGKGLVFIPGKGNFLPIRSRCYRDSCTGCIYIISSFFSSTGSGIDLQKNLGPRPSEGGVPPKLMGITVDKSLEFTYNELAEATGNFSLANKIGQGGFGSVYYAELRGQKVAIKKMDMQASKVFLAELKVLTNVYHLNLVRLIGYSVERSLIIVYEFIENGSLCQHLRGLSGLEPLSWSSRLQIALDAARGLEYIHEHTNPAYIHRDIKSPNILLDINLRAKVADFGLTKLVEVGTGSLLTRLVGTFGYMSPEYTNSGVISTKIDVYAFGVVLYELISARGAIIEYSENSIRTVGLDHGEDSMRAVALVALFEEVMNQPNPSTDLQKLIDPRLGEDYPIDSVCKVAQLAKACTLPNHVLRPSMRSVVVALMTLISGTREWDSSSSEKNQDLVNLIS